In Streptomyces hawaiiensis, one genomic interval encodes:
- a CDS encoding SRPBCC domain-containing protein → MSEDRIERETLIAAPMEQVWSLVAQPGFWVADKASLPGTVAREGESTVVKNAEHGDFPVRVEKVEPPTYLAYRWTSAFPGEELRENNSTLVEFTLTQEGDRTRLRVVESGFAALAGPEELRSQNRKDHSEGWPLELGALKTRAEQPAT, encoded by the coding sequence ATGAGCGAGGACCGGATCGAACGCGAAACCCTGATCGCAGCGCCCATGGAGCAGGTCTGGTCGCTGGTGGCCCAGCCGGGGTTCTGGGTCGCGGACAAGGCGAGCCTGCCCGGCACCGTGGCGAGGGAGGGCGAGTCGACGGTGGTGAAGAACGCCGAGCACGGCGACTTCCCGGTGCGCGTGGAGAAGGTCGAGCCGCCGACGTATCTGGCCTACCGCTGGACCAGCGCGTTCCCCGGCGAAGAGCTGCGCGAGAACAACAGCACGCTGGTGGAGTTCACGCTGACCCAGGAAGGTGACCGGACGCGACTCCGTGTCGTCGAGAGCGGCTTCGCGGCGCTGGCCGGGCCCGAGGAACTGCGCAGCCAGAACCGGAAGGACCACAGCGAAGGCTGGCCCCTGGAGCTCGGCGCGCTCAAGACGCGTGCCGAGCAGCCGGCCACGTGA
- a CDS encoding dienelactone hydrolase family protein — translation MTAITTRTVEYPADGLTMIGHLALPAGVDRRPAVLLGPEGTGLSDVERRRADALAELGYIALAFDLHGGRYLSDPEEMLARCMPLLADPDRMRGIGHAALDVLRTEPRTDPDRIAAVGYGTGGAVGLELGRDGVNLRAIGTVNATTTGRPGEAARIRCPVWAGVGSEDPIMPPAQRDAFTAEMQAAGVDWRLAIYGGALHAFHHPPVDHPVVPGVGYHPQHAQRAWRDVVELLAECLPVTANLGA, via the coding sequence ATGACGGCGATTACGACGCGTACGGTCGAGTACCCGGCGGACGGTTTGACGATGATCGGGCACCTCGCGCTCCCGGCCGGTGTCGACCGCCGGCCCGCGGTGCTGCTCGGACCAGAGGGCACGGGGCTCAGTGACGTCGAGCGCCGCCGGGCCGATGCTCTCGCCGAGCTGGGATACATAGCGCTGGCCTTCGACCTCCACGGCGGGCGCTATTTGAGCGACCCCGAGGAGATGCTTGCCCGTTGCATGCCACTGCTCGCTGATCCCGACCGGATGCGGGGCATCGGCCATGCAGCGCTCGACGTGTTGCGCACCGAGCCCCGGACCGACCCCGACCGGATCGCCGCCGTCGGCTACGGCACCGGGGGCGCCGTCGGGCTGGAACTCGGGCGCGACGGCGTCAACCTGCGCGCGATCGGGACAGTCAACGCAACTACCACGGGCCGACCGGGCGAGGCGGCGCGCATTCGCTGCCCGGTGTGGGCCGGGGTCGGGTCGGAAGACCCGATCATGCCGCCCGCGCAACGGGACGCGTTCACCGCTGAGATGCAGGCCGCGGGCGTTGACTGGCGCCTCGCGATCTACGGCGGCGCCTTGCACGCCTTCCACCACCCGCCGGTCGACCACCCCGTGGTCCCCGGCGTCGGCTATCACCCACAGCACGCGCAGCGAGCCTGGCGCGACGTCGTCGAACTGCTCGCCGAGTGCCTGCCCGTGACGGCAAACCTGGGGGCATGA
- a CDS encoding TetR-like C-terminal domain-containing protein — protein sequence MGRPKTNDGAVRERLVVCATEMLATRPRESVTVRAVAAAAEASTTAVYSLFGGKDGLIDAVRDRAVAGLFREVSAVRTSVDPLADLYALAVAYRRWGCGHRHLYTVLFGGVQSFDPSGEVGGSDPIGPLLAAIDRALTESVLAGDATSIALSLWAAMHGLVTLELAGALDAATAEAAFRSTMHATLRGWTTPEVFSSLRRSAP from the coding sequence GTGGGTAGGCCGAAAACGAACGACGGGGCCGTCAGAGAGCGGCTTGTGGTGTGCGCGACCGAGATGCTCGCCACGCGTCCGCGGGAGTCGGTCACCGTCCGCGCTGTGGCAGCCGCCGCGGAGGCGTCGACGACGGCGGTGTACTCCCTGTTCGGCGGTAAGGACGGGCTGATCGACGCGGTGCGTGACAGAGCCGTCGCCGGCCTGTTCCGGGAGGTGTCGGCGGTGCGGACCTCCGTGGATCCTCTCGCCGACCTCTACGCGCTGGCCGTCGCCTACCGTCGCTGGGGGTGCGGACACCGCCACCTGTACACGGTGTTGTTCGGGGGTGTGCAGTCCTTCGATCCGTCGGGGGAGGTCGGTGGCAGTGACCCGATCGGTCCACTTCTCGCGGCGATCGACCGCGCGCTGACGGAGTCCGTCCTCGCCGGCGACGCGACGTCGATCGCCCTGTCGCTGTGGGCGGCCATGCACGGGCTCGTGACTCTCGAACTGGCCGGGGCCCTCGACGCCGCCACGGCCGAGGCCGCATTCCGGTCGACGATGCACGCCACGCTGCGCGGGTGGACGACCCCCGAGGTGTTCAGCAGCCTTCGCCGGTCTGCTCCCTGA
- a CDS encoding DUF4265 domain-containing protein: MMTVMESVVEKIKVWFRFVPREGWFSQDTEGLWATKLSDDTARVGNAPFLQNGVAEGDVVQYQTDSDGLHWAVGQVSSSGNCTIRVVPVPTGPLGSSPQAVHQRLSPFGLGGEVFSEDFPMVAFTVPAGADFAGIKALLAQGQTEGWWHYEVGCGTGEWWGA; this comes from the coding sequence ATGATGACCGTCATGGAGAGCGTGGTCGAGAAGATCAAGGTCTGGTTCCGGTTCGTCCCCCGCGAGGGCTGGTTCTCGCAGGACACCGAGGGTCTGTGGGCGACGAAGTTGAGCGACGACACAGCCCGTGTAGGGAATGCCCCTTTCCTTCAAAATGGGGTGGCCGAGGGCGACGTGGTGCAGTACCAGACCGACTCCGACGGGCTCCACTGGGCTGTCGGACAGGTCAGCTCCTCCGGTAACTGCACGATCCGTGTTGTGCCCGTACCCACTGGTCCCCTGGGCAGCAGCCCACAGGCGGTCCATCAGCGACTTTCGCCGTTCGGGCTTGGAGGTGAGGTCTTCAGTGAGGACTTCCCCATGGTGGCTTTCACCGTGCCAGCAGGCGCGGACTTCGCCGGCATCAAGGCTCTCCTGGCACAGGGGCAGACGGAGGGATGGTGGCACTACGAGGTCGGCTGCGGCACCGGCGAATGGTGGGGCGCCTGA
- a CDS encoding tyrosine-type recombinase/integrase, producing MTELGSGGAVRLLRARVVPLSAPPASYTTAVERYLTGAGIAKSSARIYRISLTTWGWMLAGEPAPTGPARRGAKPPVFPVTAMEDPALPEVLVELAAARADEMDADAVNRELSIARKAIGWWQRQGWIEGDPTIGIERRPAPPDRTKALAENQITALWRLDVALREKTFWKMLYESAARADEVLCLNVEDLYPQDKRGKITAKGGATEWIHWQSGTAQLLPRLIARRTRGPLFLTDRRAPAGTATLDVCEETGRARLSYRRAEEIFEENTRLLANPLASPEDIEDLDGWTLHRLRHSALTHDAEGGTSTPMLLARSRHASVRSLERYARPGVDAVARDNRVDCETREVS from the coding sequence GTGACCGAACTCGGGAGCGGGGGCGCGGTTCGGTTGCTGCGCGCCCGGGTCGTGCCGCTGTCCGCCCCGCCCGCGTCGTACACCACGGCGGTCGAGCGGTACCTCACCGGCGCGGGCATCGCGAAGTCCTCCGCGCGGATCTACCGGATCTCGCTCACGACGTGGGGGTGGATGCTCGCCGGCGAACCCGCGCCGACCGGACCCGCCCGCCGGGGCGCGAAGCCGCCCGTCTTCCCCGTCACCGCGATGGAAGACCCGGCGCTGCCCGAGGTGCTGGTCGAACTGGCGGCGGCGCGGGCGGATGAGATGGACGCCGACGCCGTCAACCGGGAGCTGTCCATCGCGCGCAAGGCGATCGGCTGGTGGCAGCGCCAGGGCTGGATCGAAGGCGATCCCACGATCGGCATCGAGCGGCGCCCGGCACCCCCGGACCGCACCAAGGCCCTGGCTGAGAACCAGATCACCGCCCTGTGGCGCCTGGACGTCGCCCTGCGGGAGAAGACGTTCTGGAAGATGCTCTACGAGTCGGCAGCGCGGGCCGACGAGGTGCTGTGCCTGAACGTGGAAGACCTCTACCCGCAGGACAAGCGCGGGAAGATCACCGCCAAGGGCGGGGCGACGGAGTGGATCCACTGGCAGTCCGGCACCGCCCAGCTGCTGCCCCGCCTGATCGCCCGCCGTACCCGCGGCCCGCTGTTCCTCACCGATCGCAGGGCGCCGGCCGGGACGGCGACGCTGGACGTGTGCGAGGAGACCGGCCGGGCCCGGCTCTCCTACCGCCGGGCCGAGGAGATCTTCGAGGAGAACACCCGGCTGCTGGCCAACCCCCTCGCCTCACCCGAGGACATTGAGGACCTGGACGGGTGGACGCTCCACCGGCTACGTCACAGCGCCCTGACGCACGACGCCGAGGGCGGAACCTCCACCCCGATGCTTCTGGCCCGCTCCCGCCACGCCTCCGTCCGCTCCCTGGAGCGCTACGCGCGCCCCGGCGTCGACGCGGTCGCCAGGGACAATCGGGTCGACTGCGAGACCAGGGAGGTGAGTTGA
- a CDS encoding inositol monophosphatase family protein, with protein MSQELLAATVAAVRHAGARMLTRYSTEPRLPGLPELLASLQANDAAVVDTLRPALTETLPSAGWLNDEHGSGPLATGEWWLIDPVGGNVNAVHGMPDWNIGVSLVRDGRPVLALVYFPVSDEMFTATEGGGAFLNGVRLRVSLKTSLDGALAGTGQAKPGHDPELAKRTGSAFAAMTNSALYVRVSVPVTHQLAQVAAGRMDVHWQFDNVRSHAAGVLLVQEAGGVVTDLEGKPWELASESYLAAAPGVHAAALEILTA; from the coding sequence ATGAGCCAGGAACTGCTTGCCGCCACCGTCGCCGCCGTCCGCCACGCCGGCGCCCGCATGCTGACGCGCTATTCCACCGAGCCCCGTCTCCCCGGGCTTCCCGAACTGCTCGCGAGCCTCCAGGCCAATGACGCGGCCGTTGTCGACACGTTGCGCCCAGCGTTGACCGAGACCCTGCCGAGCGCGGGCTGGCTCAACGACGAACACGGATCGGGACCGCTGGCCACGGGTGAGTGGTGGCTCATCGACCCGGTCGGTGGCAACGTCAACGCCGTGCACGGCATGCCCGACTGGAACATCGGTGTGAGCCTCGTCCGTGACGGCCGCCCAGTGCTGGCCTTGGTCTACTTCCCGGTCTCCGACGAAATGTTCACCGCCACCGAGGGCGGCGGGGCGTTCCTCAACGGCGTACGGCTGCGGGTTTCGCTCAAGACGTCGTTGGACGGCGCGCTGGCCGGCACCGGGCAGGCCAAGCCGGGTCACGATCCTGAGCTCGCGAAGCGGACGGGCTCCGCCTTCGCAGCGATGACGAACTCCGCCCTCTATGTGCGGGTCTCCGTACCGGTGACCCACCAGCTCGCCCAGGTCGCCGCGGGCCGGATGGACGTGCACTGGCAGTTCGACAACGTCCGGTCCCACGCGGCAGGTGTGCTGCTGGTCCAGGAGGCCGGGGGCGTCGTGACCGACCTCGAGGGCAAACCGTGGGAACTGGCCAGTGAGAGCTACCTCGCCGCCGCGCCGGGCGTGCACGCCGCCGCGCTGGAAATCCTCACCGCCTGA
- a CDS encoding alpha/beta fold hydrolase gives MAAVVALVVVFLALIALTDGTGSGLAAWSTTIGAGLALAVWRGRRRPWPARLVPFLPVVVAAALTAAVCVPTVPTERQRPPALPFVATQHWSLSTGSRVAVYHYPPANNGPRHPVPFVYLNGGPVRGISVLDHRFLQLLARQGYDVYAYESAGAGRSDLLPMDQYTITRSVRDLAAFVDRLDKGKVDILGFSAGGAVLTRALADPSVAARLHRAIIAEPGPMDGPTAHIAGHKGRSSARGLAPAMTGPRSTHVPRYAVAFGLMRLGLLSPGTGLIGQAEGVNAFTAADLGSDTASAYCARDAHRIPTEDTARNFSFSPAASLRVQQTIKDSPSIAPRLERSRTPAMLMIAECSSQVRQWATAPLAHDPAIGRTQYMPGVGHHMWNGLDDNNDRAAAVVTAFLEGKPAPLPNYPARKDIPAFLREHR, from the coding sequence TTGGCGGCCGTCGTGGCGCTGGTCGTCGTGTTTCTCGCCCTGATCGCCCTCACAGACGGGACGGGCTCGGGGCTTGCCGCTTGGTCGACGACCATTGGAGCCGGGCTCGCCCTCGCGGTGTGGCGAGGTCGGCGTCGCCCCTGGCCGGCGCGGCTCGTGCCGTTTCTGCCGGTGGTCGTGGCGGCGGCGTTGACGGCGGCGGTCTGTGTCCCGACCGTGCCGACGGAACGGCAACGCCCGCCCGCCCTGCCGTTCGTGGCCACGCAGCACTGGAGTCTGAGCACGGGCAGCCGGGTCGCGGTGTACCACTACCCGCCGGCGAACAACGGCCCCAGGCATCCCGTCCCGTTCGTGTACCTCAACGGCGGACCGGTCCGCGGCATCTCGGTGCTCGACCACCGGTTCCTGCAACTCCTGGCACGCCAGGGCTACGACGTCTACGCCTACGAATCCGCCGGCGCCGGACGCAGCGATCTGCTCCCCATGGACCAGTACACGATCACCAGGTCGGTTCGTGATCTCGCCGCCTTCGTCGACCGCCTGGACAAGGGCAAGGTCGACATCCTCGGCTTCTCCGCCGGCGGGGCGGTGCTCACTCGAGCTCTGGCCGATCCGAGCGTCGCCGCACGCCTGCACCGGGCGATCATCGCCGAGCCCGGCCCCATGGACGGGCCCACCGCGCACATCGCCGGCCACAAGGGCCGAAGTTCCGCACGGGGCCTCGCACCCGCCATGACCGGACCGCGATCGACACATGTCCCCCGGTACGCCGTGGCGTTCGGCCTCATGCGACTCGGACTCCTCTCCCCCGGCACCGGGCTGATCGGTCAGGCCGAGGGCGTCAACGCCTTCACCGCCGCGGACCTCGGCAGCGACACCGCGTCCGCCTACTGCGCGCGCGACGCACACCGCATCCCCACCGAGGACACCGCGCGGAACTTCTCCTTCAGCCCCGCCGCCAGCCTCCGCGTCCAGCAGACGATCAAGGACTCACCCTCCATCGCACCGCGACTGGAGCGGTCCCGGACCCCGGCGATGCTGATGATCGCCGAGTGCTCCTCCCAGGTCCGCCAATGGGCGACCGCCCCTCTTGCCCATGACCCCGCCATCGGGCGCACGCAGTACATGCCCGGAGTCGGACACCACATGTGGAACGGCCTGGACGACAACAACGACCGTGCCGCCGCCGTCGTCACCGCGTTCCTTGAGGGCAAACCGGCACCCCTGCCCAACTACCCGGCTCGCAAGGACATCCCTGCGTTCCTGCGCGAGCACAGGTGA
- a CDS encoding ArsR/SmtB family transcription factor codes for MTEEGSGAADVVDSVIGALADPTRRRLLDLLAAQGEATATTLAEQLPVSRQAVVKHLAVLDAAGLVSGGRVGREVRYAVRPAALDTTARWMASLATEWDRRLAHIKRVAEAAEREADPTQPD; via the coding sequence GTGACGGAGGAAGGCTCCGGCGCCGCCGACGTCGTCGACAGTGTCATCGGTGCGCTGGCCGACCCGACGCGACGCCGGCTGCTCGACCTTCTCGCCGCACAGGGCGAGGCCACCGCCACGACGCTCGCCGAACAACTTCCCGTCTCGCGGCAGGCGGTGGTCAAGCACCTCGCCGTCCTGGACGCGGCCGGGCTGGTGTCCGGCGGCCGCGTCGGACGTGAGGTGCGGTACGCGGTCCGGCCCGCGGCGCTCGACACGACGGCACGGTGGATGGCCTCGCTCGCGACGGAGTGGGACCGGCGGCTGGCCCACATCAAACGCGTCGCCGAAGCAGCGGAGCGCGAGGCGGATCCGACTCAGCCCGACTGA
- a CDS encoding DUF6243 family protein: MSKNINNPVGMGGGQRKKLSRAERQNNGPHRNLDRQGAADQKAELVRKMREKAGTAEDAGQTGDDTAQS; the protein is encoded by the coding sequence GTGAGCAAGAACATCAACAACCCCGTGGGCATGGGCGGCGGCCAGCGCAAGAAGCTGTCCCGAGCCGAACGGCAGAACAACGGTCCGCACCGCAACCTGGACCGCCAGGGTGCCGCCGACCAGAAGGCGGAGCTGGTGCGCAAGATGCGCGAAAAGGCAGGCACAGCCGAGGACGCCGGGCAGACGGGCGACGACACCGCACAGAGCTGA
- a CDS encoding IS6 family transposase: MGSASPSYRGHRYPVEVISHCVWLYFRFPLSFREVEELMLERGVIVSYETIRRWCMKFGHRYANSLRRRQPRPGDKWHLDEVFIKINGEQKYLWRAVDQDGMVLDILVQNRRDRTAAKRFFRRLLKTAGVVPRVIVTDKLRSYGAAHREGMPSVEHRSHKGLNNRAENSHQPTRQRERATKSFRNTGAAQRFLSAFSGISPHFRPRRHLMPAHDYRAEMAVCFAIWDHITGTAGQPATA; the protein is encoded by the coding sequence GTGGGGAGCGCGTCGCCGTCGTACAGGGGTCACCGGTACCCGGTCGAGGTGATCTCCCACTGCGTGTGGCTGTACTTCCGGTTCCCGCTCAGCTTCCGTGAGGTCGAGGAGCTGATGCTCGAGCGCGGCGTGATCGTCTCCTACGAGACCATCCGCCGCTGGTGCATGAAGTTCGGGCACCGGTACGCCAATTCGCTGCGCCGCCGCCAGCCCCGGCCTGGTGACAAGTGGCACCTGGACGAGGTCTTCATCAAGATCAACGGCGAGCAGAAGTACCTCTGGCGGGCTGTCGACCAGGACGGCATGGTGCTGGACATCCTGGTGCAGAACCGGCGGGACAGGACCGCGGCGAAGCGATTCTTCCGCCGACTCCTCAAGACGGCAGGCGTGGTGCCCCGGGTGATCGTCACGGACAAGCTGCGCTCATACGGCGCCGCTCACCGCGAGGGCATGCCTTCCGTCGAGCACCGCTCCCACAAGGGCCTGAACAACCGGGCGGAGAACAGCCACCAGCCCACCAGGCAGCGCGAACGGGCGACGAAGAGCTTCCGCAACACCGGCGCAGCCCAGCGGTTCCTGTCCGCATTCAGCGGCATCTCACCCCACTTCCGACCCCGCCGCCATCTGATGCCCGCACACGACTACCGAGCCGAGATGGCCGTCTGCTTCGCCATCTGGGACCACATCACCGGCACCGCTGGCCAGCCCGCGACAGCCTGA